One window of the Actinomycetota bacterium genome contains the following:
- the argF gene encoding ornithine carbamoyltransferase: MELRLTAASVRLVTLLDRDFLQESDFTAAELQGLLDLAVQLKAERNFGTERQRLVGKHLALIFEKTSTRTRLAFEIAMKDQGGQVSILDPASSQIGHKESIADTARVLDRWFDGIEYRGAEHATVLALAEASSVPVFNGLTDRWHPTQMLADFMTMQEHHAPEGPLRYAYVGDARYNMGNSLLVMGAIMGADVRIVAPRSLWPEAEIQELAKTRAALSGATITLTDNTAEGLSGVDFVHTDVWVSMGEEKDVWLQRVELLRPYRVDSSLMQLTNNPQAKFMHCLPAYHDQNTSVGRQIADQFGLLDGVEVTDYVFESPASIVFDQAENRMHSIKALLVATMA, encoded by the coding sequence ATGGAGTTGCGCCTCACTGCCGCTAGCGTTCGGCTGGTGACACTCCTTGATCGCGACTTCCTTCAAGAGTCAGACTTTACGGCTGCAGAATTGCAGGGTCTTCTTGATCTTGCCGTCCAGCTGAAGGCTGAACGCAACTTTGGCACTGAACGCCAGCGCCTGGTTGGCAAACACCTCGCGCTTATCTTCGAGAAAACGTCCACGAGAACGCGCCTTGCGTTTGAGATTGCGATGAAAGATCAGGGCGGTCAGGTTTCCATCCTGGATCCCGCCAGCTCACAGATTGGACATAAGGAGTCCATCGCAGACACGGCGCGAGTTCTTGATCGCTGGTTTGACGGTATCGAGTACCGCGGCGCAGAACATGCAACTGTGCTCGCACTGGCTGAGGCGTCGTCAGTGCCAGTCTTCAATGGCCTGACCGACCGTTGGCATCCCACGCAGATGCTCGCCGATTTCATGACCATGCAGGAGCATCACGCTCCAGAGGGTCCGCTTCGATATGCCTATGTTGGAGATGCCCGCTACAACATGGGCAACTCACTGCTGGTGATGGGCGCCATCATGGGTGCTGACGTGCGCATCGTGGCCCCACGCAGTCTGTGGCCAGAAGCTGAGATTCAAGAACTAGCCAAGACTCGAGCAGCCCTCAGCGGAGCCACCATCACTCTCACTGACAACACCGCCGAAGGGCTATCAGGCGTTGACTTCGTCCATACCGACGTCTGGGTATCCATGGGAGAAGAGAAGGATGTCTGGCTACAGCGCGTTGAACTCTTGCGCCCCTATCGCGTTGATTCATCACTCATGCAGCTCACCAACAACCCGCAGGCCAAGTTCATGCACTGCCTGCCTGCCTACCACGACCAGAACACGAGCGTGGGTCGACAGATCGCCGATCAATTCGGCCTGCTTGACGGAGTCGAAGTAACCGATTACGTCTTCGAATCACCAGCAAGCATCGTGTTTGATCAAGCCGAAAATCGCATGCACTCGATCAAGGCCTTGCTTGTCGCCACAATGGCCTGA
- a CDS encoding DUF3039 domain-containing protein, with the protein MSTPLDSPSLSGDTLLEESTRLSNDDGDHERFAHFVEKAKIVESAVTGEPVKALCGKVWIPGRDPSRFPICPDCKKIHESLPRGGD; encoded by the coding sequence ATGAGCACGCCGCTGGATTCACCGAGCCTTTCGGGTGACACGCTTCTTGAAGAGTCGACTCGACTGAGCAATGACGATGGTGACCACGAGCGATTTGCCCATTTCGTGGAGAAAGCAAAGATTGTTGAAAGCGCAGTCACCGGCGAACCGGTCAAGGCACTGTGCGGCAAGGTGTGGATTCCGGGCCGCGATCCCTCACGCTTTCCGATTTGCCCAGACTGCAAGAAGATCCATGAGTCCCTGCCACGCGGTGGCGATTAA
- a CDS encoding transporter substrate-binding domain-containing protein, whose product MRLSLLCLAIGLGIAGCASPQPAGLPPEPVTATGLAPGIGDCSFANLTTLDSGRLAVAHAKPKPPYYTQRSLTGPIGFDVDIANELGEGLGFEASQLGWSKLDRVFDRDGHPNFDIAIAQLQKQKFSASLEFSGPYFTETQVLLALPDTPITKVTSTSELVKSTLGVVLGSTSQAYVRDELGLDPVAYLSNAVIKAAIRDRHIAGMVVPVEDVPSILATSSEPLVVVGQFPPASTALTYHVALPIGDPLLECVDAVLEKMNKLGQLDALRAKWFTDGVSRTIRLV is encoded by the coding sequence ATGCGACTTTCGCTCCTCTGCCTTGCGATCGGGCTGGGTATCGCCGGGTGTGCGTCGCCTCAGCCGGCAGGGCTCCCACCTGAGCCGGTGACGGCGACCGGGCTTGCCCCCGGCATAGGAGACTGCTCTTTTGCGAATCTGACGACTCTTGACTCCGGGCGTCTAGCCGTCGCGCATGCCAAGCCCAAGCCCCCTTACTACACACAGCGTTCATTGACCGGGCCAATTGGCTTTGATGTCGATATTGCCAACGAGCTGGGTGAGGGACTCGGCTTTGAGGCAAGCCAACTCGGCTGGAGCAAACTGGATCGAGTATTCGATCGCGATGGGCATCCGAATTTCGATATTGCGATTGCCCAACTTCAGAAGCAGAAATTCAGCGCCAGCCTGGAATTCTCTGGCCCCTACTTCACTGAAACTCAAGTGCTGTTGGCGCTTCCCGACACGCCTATCACCAAAGTGACCTCAACTTCTGAGCTCGTCAAGTCGACACTTGGAGTTGTGCTGGGTTCCACGAGCCAGGCTTACGTGAGGGATGAATTGGGTCTGGATCCGGTGGCCTATCTATCGAATGCGGTGATCAAGGCAGCGATTCGCGATCGCCACATCGCAGGCATGGTTGTGCCGGTTGAAGATGTGCCGAGCATCCTTGCGACATCAAGTGAGCCCTTGGTTGTCGTGGGCCAGTTCCCTCCTGCCAGCACTGCGTTGACGTATCACGTCGCGCTTCCGATTGGCGACCCCTTGCTGGAGTGCGTTGATGCAGTGCTGGAGAAGATGAACAAATTGGGACAACTCGACGCCCTCCGTGCAAAGTGGTTTACCGACGGAGTCAGTCGCACGATCCGGTTGGTCTAA
- a CDS encoding DUF308 domain-containing protein, with the protein MSTVDTGTAEASEIIEVVSRSWWVLLFVGLVSIVVGVFAVLQPETAIKTLALLFAIWLVISGLWQFVRGFSSGLGGGTRALLIITGVLSLLIGFYALRAWWETDSALIAGWILAIFIGIGFLFRGFADLFMGIERKGQAGRGWLIFSGIVIIIGGFVVLTVPMTIVALAWVVGIWLIVIGIFEIIGAFMVKKAAA; encoded by the coding sequence ATGTCCACGGTGGATACAGGAACCGCTGAGGCCAGCGAGATTATCGAGGTCGTCAGCCGTAGCTGGTGGGTGCTGCTGTTCGTCGGTCTGGTCAGCATTGTCGTTGGAGTCTTTGCCGTATTGCAGCCAGAGACCGCAATCAAGACCTTGGCGCTGCTCTTTGCGATCTGGCTCGTCATCTCGGGTCTATGGCAATTCGTGCGCGGATTCAGCAGCGGCTTAGGTGGTGGCACTCGCGCCCTGCTCATCATCACAGGTGTGTTGTCCTTGCTCATTGGCTTCTATGCACTGCGTGCATGGTGGGAGACCGACAGTGCGCTGATCGCTGGTTGGATCCTTGCGATCTTCATCGGCATCGGCTTCTTGTTCCGGGGCTTCGCCGATCTCTTCATGGGAATTGAGCGCAAGGGCCAAGCAGGTCGGGGTTGGTTGATCTTCTCAGGAATCGTCATCATCATTGGCGGGTTTGTCGTGCTCACGGTTCCAATGACCATCGTGGCTCTTGCCTGGGTGGTAGGCATCTGGCTGATTGTGATTGGCATCTTTGAGATCATCGGTGCATTCATGGTGAAGAAGGCCGCTGCATAG
- a CDS encoding helix-turn-helix domain-containing protein produces MAAETSQTLGRGLRILEVVADAPDGLTVTEISQTLGIGRTVIYRLVVTLEQHAFLRRSADGKCRLGLALLSMGRQVQPVVRDVALPALRLLADAVGATAHLTIVDGLEAVAAVVVEPSRSDVHVAYRVGSRHPLEAGAAGRAILAARTAAGRPLDPPWILATNDGPQGAYGIAAPINSVPGLEASVGVVSLRELPEQEVGPRVARAAGEISRALR; encoded by the coding sequence ATGGCCGCCGAGACTTCGCAGACTCTGGGCCGTGGCCTGCGCATTCTCGAAGTAGTCGCTGACGCCCCTGATGGGCTGACTGTCACTGAGATTTCTCAGACCTTGGGCATTGGCCGCACGGTCATTTATCGCCTCGTTGTCACCCTTGAGCAGCATGCCTTTCTTCGAAGGTCAGCCGACGGCAAATGCCGTCTTGGCCTGGCGCTGCTCTCCATGGGTCGCCAAGTGCAACCGGTAGTACGTGATGTGGCGCTACCAGCATTGAGGCTCTTGGCTGACGCAGTTGGCGCGACGGCACATCTCACCATTGTTGATGGCCTTGAAGCTGTGGCAGCGGTTGTCGTGGAGCCCAGCCGTTCAGATGTGCATGTTGCGTATCGCGTTGGTTCGCGTCATCCGCTTGAAGCCGGAGCGGCTGGCCGGGCCATCTTGGCCGCGCGCACTGCGGCTGGCCGTCCCTTGGATCCGCCGTGGATTCTGGCGACGAACGATGGACCCCAAGGCGCCTATGGCATTGCCGCGCCGATCAACTCAGTTCCAGGCCTGGAAGCAAGCGTGGGGGTGGTGTCATTGCGAGAATTGCCAGAGCAAGAAGTAGGTCCTCGTGTAGCGCGTGCCGCTGGCGAGATTTCACGAGCGCTTCGCTGA
- a CDS encoding D-alanyl-D-alanine carboxypeptidase, with amino-acid sequence MPPAASAVLTEAQSPAESRVNSRISQRLHNKAIGKDVALVVMDAESQRIIASRDADTPMLPASNMKIVTAVNALSTMSPTQTFTTAVFNGTQPGHITLQGGADPLLTARNLRSLADQTAALLDHAQPLVVDTDVNLLPRASNGPGWTKGYVPYVVAPVSALAKLGDYSRSPVAHARDTFIDQLRTQGLNVTPGTEIDVPAGTPALTSISPHTVADAVHLMLLDSENNVAELLYRHVALATGHAATWSGAEQAALANFDILGIDRRALTLADGSGLSRKDRLTALSLAALLRLASTTDPSRYAVMFDPGSMPTSGVDGTLDDRFHRYSSKPSACARGAIRAKTGTLFDTIALSGVTHGVDGRAKIFSFLVNDRPQGVSPLKTRQAVDGLAATVTGCW; translated from the coding sequence ATGCCACCGGCCGCCAGCGCTGTTCTGACTGAAGCGCAATCACCTGCAGAATCACGCGTCAACAGTCGCATTTCACAACGATTGCATAACAAAGCCATTGGCAAGGATGTAGCGCTCGTAGTCATGGACGCTGAATCTCAACGCATCATCGCCTCACGCGATGCAGATACGCCGATGCTTCCCGCTTCGAATATGAAGATCGTCACTGCTGTGAATGCGCTGTCCACGATGAGTCCCACCCAAACATTCACGACTGCTGTGTTCAACGGCACCCAACCAGGACACATCACTTTGCAGGGTGGTGCCGACCCACTGCTGACAGCTCGCAATCTGCGAAGCCTTGCTGATCAGACTGCTGCCTTGCTCGATCACGCACAGCCGCTGGTCGTGGACACCGATGTCAATCTGCTTCCACGGGCCAGCAACGGCCCTGGTTGGACGAAGGGCTACGTGCCGTACGTCGTGGCACCCGTCAGCGCATTGGCCAAGCTCGGCGATTACAGCCGCAGCCCGGTTGCGCACGCGCGTGACACCTTCATAGATCAACTGCGAACTCAAGGATTGAATGTGACTCCAGGTACTGAGATCGACGTGCCCGCTGGCACGCCTGCCCTGACGTCAATAAGTCCGCACACCGTTGCCGACGCAGTGCATCTCATGCTTCTGGATTCCGAGAACAATGTTGCGGAGTTGCTGTACCGACATGTCGCTTTGGCCACTGGACATGCAGCCACCTGGTCCGGAGCTGAGCAAGCGGCGCTCGCAAATTTTGACATCCTGGGCATCGACCGCAGAGCCTTGACTCTGGCCGACGGCAGCGGCCTTTCACGCAAAGATCGACTCACTGCACTGTCTCTTGCAGCTCTGCTTCGTCTTGCCAGCACAACGGATCCTTCGCGATACGCCGTGATGTTTGATCCTGGCTCTATGCCAACCTCGGGTGTAGATGGCACCCTTGATGATCGCTTTCATCGCTACAGCAGTAAGCCCAGCGCATGCGCTCGAGGGGCAATTAGAGCAAAGACTGGGACTCTGTTCGACACCATCGCACTTTCCGGAGTCACCCATGGTGTCGATGGGCGCGCAAAAATCTTCTCGTTTCTGGTCAACGATCGCCCGCAGGGAGTCAGCCCATTGAAGACCAGGCAGGCTGTTGATGGGCTGGCAGCGACCGTCACTGGATGCTGGTAG
- a CDS encoding glycosyl hydrolase family 18 protein has protein sequence MRRLVAIARVAMLASVLLATGLAMPAAQAQGSPKIVTGWMPYWMTSPSAPQGVTNAVANADILTDVSPFWFSAVSGGTAGVKVVFNPNFGQAEANSAWAIAQLRAAGLSILPSIADGSGKGRMAATLADPAKRAQHVADIVNLVTSRGFDGIDLDYEQFAFADGRSTWTATQPNWTAFINELSAALHAQGKRLSVTIPGPCSTNNACGGTNGYWVYNIGGISAASDVIRIMTYDFHYNAPGPIAPIGWVTTSMQYATTQAPANKLVVGVPAYGRSWTKKTGNSFQLTGICPKAGSSGSAKTAYNSLTSMASTTAAAIPALLTSLGKTEADVQWDQASAENWIEYDKAVTWTDGTGASQTCTARRVMWWVGPQAALIRTQLVGQLGLAASGFWTIGGDSPAMWPLLRTYAQQLAPAATAVVLVAPSKADFNSSALITATANSQGAPVTGVDAALQFQAGGKGAWVQIATAPLAADGTVGFTPTFTAAGNWRVFVPAAAGRGEQASDPARVDVASWVRANPKKAQVGPKARIVVRVVALPAQADQRVIIQEQRGSAWVRVARGTTNAAGVAKVSFIAPKQRGERTYRATAAATAQLSAGASQPFFVSVK, from the coding sequence GTGCGACGACTAGTTGCCATTGCGCGCGTAGCCATGTTGGCCAGCGTGCTGCTCGCCACTGGTCTGGCTATGCCCGCTGCTCAGGCACAGGGAAGTCCCAAGATCGTGACGGGCTGGATGCCTTATTGGATGACCAGTCCATCGGCACCTCAGGGAGTGACCAACGCAGTCGCCAACGCCGACATCCTGACCGATGTCTCACCTTTCTGGTTCTCCGCGGTGTCCGGCGGCACGGCCGGGGTCAAGGTGGTCTTCAATCCGAACTTCGGCCAAGCTGAGGCCAACTCTGCCTGGGCCATAGCTCAGTTGCGTGCCGCCGGACTGTCGATCCTTCCCAGCATCGCCGATGGCTCAGGCAAGGGGCGAATGGCTGCGACATTGGCCGACCCTGCAAAACGGGCGCAGCACGTGGCTGACATCGTCAATCTGGTGACATCTCGTGGATTCGATGGCATCGACCTTGACTATGAGCAGTTCGCTTTCGCAGATGGACGATCAACGTGGACAGCAACCCAGCCGAACTGGACTGCGTTCATCAATGAGCTCAGTGCCGCCCTGCACGCACAGGGCAAGAGACTCTCAGTGACAATTCCTGGACCTTGCTCAACCAACAATGCCTGTGGCGGCACCAACGGCTACTGGGTGTACAACATCGGCGGCATATCCGCTGCCTCAGATGTCATTCGCATCATGACCTACGACTTCCACTACAACGCTCCTGGTCCGATTGCTCCCATCGGCTGGGTGACAACGTCGATGCAGTACGCCACCACGCAGGCACCTGCCAATAAATTGGTGGTGGGTGTGCCGGCCTACGGACGTTCGTGGACCAAGAAGACCGGCAACAGTTTTCAACTCACGGGCATCTGCCCCAAGGCGGGCAGTTCTGGAAGTGCCAAGACGGCCTACAACTCATTGACTTCGATGGCTTCGACGACGGCAGCAGCGATCCCGGCCCTGCTCACCTCGCTGGGCAAGACCGAGGCTGACGTGCAGTGGGATCAAGCATCTGCTGAGAACTGGATTGAATACGACAAGGCAGTGACGTGGACTGACGGCACTGGCGCATCACAGACCTGCACAGCGCGACGGGTGATGTGGTGGGTTGGACCGCAAGCGGCCCTCATACGCACGCAGTTGGTGGGCCAGCTTGGTCTTGCGGCGTCGGGTTTTTGGACGATCGGTGGCGATAGCCCTGCCATGTGGCCGTTGCTGCGCACCTACGCTCAGCAGTTGGCTCCCGCTGCCACTGCTGTAGTGCTGGTCGCACCTTCCAAGGCCGACTTCAACAGCTCAGCGCTCATCACGGCCACGGCCAACTCCCAAGGAGCTCCAGTGACTGGCGTTGATGCGGCCTTGCAGTTCCAGGCGGGCGGCAAGGGAGCGTGGGTCCAGATTGCAACTGCGCCGCTGGCTGCTGACGGCACAGTCGGATTCACTCCGACGTTCACCGCAGCAGGCAATTGGCGAGTCTTTGTGCCAGCTGCTGCAGGGCGCGGTGAACAGGCAAGTGATCCGGCTCGTGTCGATGTTGCCAGTTGGGTGCGCGCCAATCCGAAGAAGGCTCAAGTCGGTCCCAAGGCGAGGATCGTCGTGCGCGTTGTCGCCTTGCCAGCGCAAGCCGATCAGCGAGTCATCATTCAAGAGCAGCGCGGCTCAGCCTGGGTCCGGGTTGCCAGGGGGACAACCAACGCCGCAGGTGTTGCAAAGGTCTCCTTCATCGCGCCCAAGCAGAGGGGCGAACGTACGTATCGTGCAACTGCCGCAGCGACGGCTCAACTGAGTGCGGGCGCATCGCAACCCTTCTTTGTGAGCGTGAAGTAG
- the clpS gene encoding ATP-dependent Clp protease adapter ClpS — MSIAPAEVEQTETLHEPDRPWITIVWNDPVNLMSYVTYVFMTYFHYDREKAEKLMLDVHEEGRAVVSNGSRESMERDVTAMHGFGLWATLQKDD; from the coding sequence ATGTCCATCGCGCCGGCTGAGGTGGAGCAGACCGAGACTCTGCACGAGCCAGATCGGCCTTGGATCACGATCGTGTGGAACGACCCGGTCAACCTGATGTCGTATGTGACGTACGTCTTCATGACCTACTTTCACTACGACCGTGAGAAGGCCGAGAAGCTCATGCTCGATGTTCATGAGGAGGGTCGTGCTGTGGTGTCCAATGGCTCGCGCGAATCGATGGAGCGCGATGTCACAGCGATGCATGGCTTTGGGTTATGGGCCACCTTGCAAAAGGACGATTAG
- a CDS encoding DUF2017 domain-containing protein has translation MSGGFMLEPNGRVLLRLEPVERMLLLSLCEQMIDLVSPGDSDPDADPLAVAVGIDAAAFTPLDPVLLRLFPEAYAQDAAASSDFRRFTERDLRQTKKNHAQTVQDCLERSGEKVLFPLSLGPSWLGFMNDVRLALGERIGIDDDFHEEVAELPEDDPRLAMVGVYDWLTYLQDSLVQIMLP, from the coding sequence GTGTCGGGCGGATTCATGTTGGAGCCCAATGGGCGCGTTCTGTTGCGGCTGGAGCCCGTTGAGCGGATGCTCTTGCTGTCACTTTGCGAACAGATGATTGATCTGGTCTCGCCCGGCGATTCCGATCCTGATGCCGATCCGCTCGCGGTAGCGGTGGGCATTGATGCGGCCGCGTTCACACCGCTAGACCCGGTGCTTCTGCGCCTGTTCCCGGAGGCCTACGCCCAGGATGCGGCTGCCTCCTCGGATTTTCGTCGATTCACCGAACGCGATCTGCGTCAGACAAAGAAGAATCACGCTCAAACCGTGCAGGACTGTCTGGAGCGATCTGGCGAGAAAGTGCTGTTTCCACTGTCACTTGGCCCAAGCTGGCTTGGGTTCATGAACGATGTTCGCTTGGCCCTTGGTGAGCGCATCGGAATCGATGACGATTTTCACGAAGAAGTGGCCGAACTTCCAGAGGACGATCCTCGCCTTGCGATGGTCGGGGTCTATGACTGGCTGACGTATCTCCAGGACTCGCTCGTTCAAATCATGCTCCCGTAA
- a CDS encoding M67 family metallopeptidase, with protein MLRIRQNLVDRIVEHARADHPDEACGVIAGPEGSDSPERFIPMVNAARSPTFYEFDSGDLFRLYKEMAERDEDPIVVYHSHTATEAYPSRTDIALASEPGAHYVLISTRETGNAQGPYELRSYRIVDGEVTEEAIEIIDLQSLGS; from the coding sequence GTGCTCCGCATTCGTCAGAATCTTGTTGATCGCATCGTGGAACATGCGCGCGCGGACCACCCGGACGAGGCGTGTGGCGTCATTGCTGGCCCGGAGGGCTCTGACAGTCCGGAGCGCTTTATTCCGATGGTCAATGCAGCGCGGTCACCAACCTTCTATGAGTTCGACTCTGGGGATCTGTTTCGCCTGTACAAGGAGATGGCCGAGCGAGACGAAGACCCGATCGTGGTCTATCACTCGCACACTGCGACCGAGGCCTACCCTTCGCGGACAGATATCGCTTTGGCATCCGAGCCTGGAGCCCACTACGTACTGATCTCGACCCGTGAGACGGGAAATGCCCAAGGCCCCTATGAATTGCGGTCCTATCGCATCGTCGATGGTGAGGTAACCGAGGAAGCCATCGAAATCATCGATCTGCAAAGCCTTGGCAGCTGA
- a CDS encoding MoaD/ThiS family protein, giving the protein MATEVRVPTILREFTGGEKAVTAEGPTLEAIIANLDANYPGIGGRLIDSSGLRRFVNVYLNDEDVRFLDGLNTAVTDRDAITILPAVAGG; this is encoded by the coding sequence GTGGCCACCGAAGTACGGGTACCGACGATCCTTCGTGAATTCACTGGTGGCGAGAAGGCTGTCACCGCTGAAGGCCCGACCCTCGAGGCAATCATTGCCAACCTCGATGCGAACTATCCCGGTATCGGCGGACGCCTGATCGACTCCAGTGGCCTTCGTCGCTTTGTGAACGTCTACCTCAATGACGAGGATGTCCGTTTTCTCGATGGCCTGAACACCGCAGTGACTGATCGCGACGCCATCACGATCCTGCCAGCAGTAGCTGGCGGCTGA
- a CDS encoding cysteine synthase, with amino-acid sequence MRFDSLLDSVGHTPLVGLPRLSPSPAVRLWAKLEDRNPTGSVKDRAALSMIRQAEAEGRIKPGMTLLEPTSGNTGISLAMVAKQHGYKLICVMPENTSIERTQLLTMWGAEVITSPAAGGSNEAVRVAKGLAAENPDWVMLYQYGNEANAQAHFDTTGPELLDDLPTITHFVAGLGTTGTLMGVGRYFREKKPDVQIIAAEPRYGELVYGLRNLEEGFIPELYDSSVLTSRFSVGPLDALRRTRELLEIEGIFAGISTGAILHAALGVAAKVVQAGQEADIAFIVCDGGWKYLSTGAYEGTLDEAEAAIDGQLWA; translated from the coding sequence TTGAGATTCGATTCCCTTCTGGATTCGGTAGGCCACACCCCGCTTGTTGGCCTGCCTCGCCTATCGCCTTCTCCTGCAGTGCGCCTATGGGCAAAACTCGAAGACCGCAATCCCACAGGGTCGGTGAAGGATCGTGCGGCCCTTTCCATGATCCGCCAGGCCGAGGCCGAAGGTCGGATCAAGCCAGGCATGACCTTGCTTGAGCCAACTTCGGGCAACACGGGAATTTCGCTGGCGATGGTCGCAAAGCAGCACGGCTACAAGCTCATCTGCGTGATGCCCGAGAACACCTCAATCGAACGCACGCAGCTACTCACGATGTGGGGCGCCGAAGTCATTACCTCGCCTGCGGCAGGGGGCTCGAACGAGGCTGTGCGGGTCGCCAAGGGGCTGGCTGCTGAGAATCCCGACTGGGTGATGCTCTACCAGTACGGAAATGAAGCCAATGCTCAAGCGCACTTCGACACAACTGGCCCTGAACTCCTTGACGACCTGCCTACGATCACGCATTTTGTCGCCGGCCTTGGGACCACCGGAACGTTGATGGGGGTAGGCCGCTATTTCCGCGAGAAGAAGCCAGACGTGCAGATCATCGCTGCCGAGCCTCGCTACGGCGAGTTGGTGTACGGACTGCGCAACCTTGAAGAGGGCTTCATTCCCGAGCTCTATGACTCGTCTGTGTTGACGAGTCGCTTTTCCGTAGGCCCACTTGATGCGCTTCGTCGTACGCGCGAGCTTCTAGAGATCGAAGGAATTTTCGCCGGGATCTCAACTGGCGCAATCCTGCATGCTGCCCTCGGTGTCGCCGCCAAAGTCGTGCAGGCAGGCCAGGAAGCAGATATCGCCTTCATCGTGTGTGACGGTGGCTGGAAGTACCTCTCGACGGGCGCCTACGAAGGCACTTTGGACGAAGCCGAAGCCGCTATCGACGGCCAGCTCTGGGCCTAA
- the murI gene encoding glutamate racemase has protein sequence MADAPIGIVDSGVGGLTVARAILDQLPHEPILYVGDTERGPYGPRPIAEVRQFALEIMDRLVADGVKLLVIACNSASAATLRDARERYDVPVVEVVHPAVRRAVAATRNGRIGVIGTEMTITSRAYEDAFAAAPQLQIVSAACPEFVQFVEAGVTSGAHLLDVAHAYLDPLHEADVDTLVLGCTHYPLLTGVLSYVMGESVTLVSSAEETAKDVYRTLVAHELVRDPNLGEPVHRFVATGDPAAFERLGRRFLGPEIGLVGHFG, from the coding sequence ATGGCAGACGCTCCGATCGGCATCGTTGACTCAGGAGTCGGGGGTCTCACTGTTGCCCGTGCCATCCTCGATCAACTGCCGCATGAGCCCATCCTCTATGTCGGTGACACCGAGCGAGGGCCTTATGGTCCGCGGCCGATTGCTGAAGTGCGCCAGTTTGCCCTTGAGATCATGGACCGGCTCGTCGCTGACGGCGTCAAACTGCTCGTCATTGCATGCAACTCAGCAAGTGCCGCGACCCTGCGTGATGCGCGTGAACGCTACGACGTGCCAGTCGTCGAGGTTGTTCATCCGGCAGTGCGCCGTGCTGTTGCAGCGACGCGCAATGGACGCATTGGTGTCATCGGGACCGAGATGACCATCACCTCGCGGGCATATGAAGATGCTTTCGCTGCCGCACCTCAGTTGCAGATCGTTTCAGCGGCTTGCCCTGAGTTCGTTCAGTTTGTGGAAGCGGGTGTGACCTCGGGTGCGCATCTGCTCGATGTCGCGCATGCCTACCTGGATCCACTGCATGAGGCCGATGTCGACACTCTCGTCCTTGGATGCACGCACTATCCACTCCTCACGGGTGTGCTGTCGTACGTGATGGGCGAATCTGTCACCTTGGTCTCGAGTGCTGAAGAGACGGCCAAGGACGTGTATCGGACTCTCGTGGCACATGAGTTGGTGCGCGATCCCAACCTGGGCGAGCCTGTCCACCGCTTCGTTGCCACCGGAGATCCGGCTGCATTCGAACGTCTGGGCAGGCGTTTCCTGGGTCCAGAGATTGGCTTAGTCGGTCACTTCGGCTAG
- the rph gene encoding ribonuclease PH produces the protein MTSVTPRSDGRADDQLRPITFERGWLEQAEGSTLISFGRTRVLCTASFSPGVPRWLKGSGKGWVTAEYAMLPRATNERNDRESVKGKLGGRTQEISRLIGRSIRAVVDMSKLGENTILIDCDVLQADGGTRTAAITGAYVALIDSINWGIEHGHLKSDPMIDSVAAVSVGIIDGVPRLDLHYDDDVRAETDMNVVMTGDGRFVEVQGTAEGEPFDRALLDQLLNLATDGCRELTVMQHAALATNL, from the coding sequence ATGACTTCTGTGACCCCTCGCTCTGACGGCCGTGCCGACGATCAACTCCGCCCCATCACCTTTGAGCGTGGTTGGTTGGAGCAGGCCGAGGGATCAACCCTCATCTCCTTCGGACGCACGCGCGTGCTGTGCACAGCCTCCTTCTCGCCGGGTGTGCCTCGCTGGCTGAAGGGCAGTGGCAAGGGCTGGGTCACTGCCGAGTACGCGATGCTCCCGCGCGCGACAAATGAACGCAACGACCGAGAATCAGTCAAGGGCAAGCTGGGCGGCCGCACTCAGGAGATTTCGCGGCTGATCGGACGCAGCATTCGTGCCGTGGTCGACATGTCCAAGCTTGGTGAGAACACGATCCTGATCGACTGTGATGTTCTGCAGGCCGATGGTGGAACGCGCACTGCGGCAATCACAGGCGCCTACGTCGCGCTCATTGATTCGATCAACTGGGGCATCGAGCACGGTCACCTGAAATCTGATCCGATGATCGATTCGGTAGCAGCGGTCAGCGTTGGCATTATCGATGGCGTGCCGCGCCTTGATCTTCACTACGACGATGATGTGCGGGCCGAAACCGACATGAATGTGGTGATGACCGGTGACGGTCGCTTCGTTGAAGTGCAAGGCACGGCCGAAGGCGAGCCCTTTGATCGCGCGCTCCTTGACCAGTTGCTCAACCTTGCCACCGACGGATGTCGGGAACTGACGGTCATGCAGCATGCAGCACTCGCGACGAACCTTTAG